The window TAAAATTTCTCATATTATCATTTTTCTTCGCTATAGTttagaaaatggtaataaaatataaaaagaacttTGATAGAAGGCATTTTATGAATTAGGTTGAATAACTGTCAGCTGTTTAAGTACTCAGTTAAGTAGTCCACTGAATGAAGAATATTTGGGTATAATATGTCatagtttactttatttttatatcctCACTTGCATAAATGAATACAGTGTCCTGCCCCCActagtaaaaacagaaaaaaaatctggtgTCTGAATACTTTTTGGTTTGACTATATagataatttatataaaatattattattaatattttgaattagtttttattttttgtgttttctgttttaatttaattgtaatattttattatacatatcttttatattttaatactgttttttattttatctacattatattgtttaatattattttataatatgactttgttttatttaacaaaaattaaatcaatttaaatgtattttaaaaaaattacatgttaaatgtttaaacttttaaacaaaattttagCTTAAacctatttgtttgtttgtagttgccatggcaatatttcttacacacacacacacacacacacacacacacacacacacacacacacacacacatacacacacacatgcatttgttGAGTTATTTGACCTAGATTCAGTCTTGACCTAGAatgtcaaggtttttttttgctctcagtGGGTCTACTCTAGTCAGTATCTGTTTGTGTTGAGTCACACTTGAACACTAGGTGGCGCTGTTGCAGTTTATTCTTGACTGTATTTGTCCATGTATCTTCACAGCGGCGAAAATGCCAGATGATAACTGCACCACTGATGTGCAGGAGATCATCTCAGGCACTCTGCCACCCTGCCCAAACATCTACGCCAACTGGCTGGTCATTCTGCTGCTCGTCATCTATTTGTTGGTCACAAACGTACTGCTGCTCAACCTTCTTATTGCCATGTTCAGGTCAGAGTCTGGCTAATATTAAGAAACTTTTGAGGATATTTTAAAGTAGTAACTGCAGTTTCacatgtatttgcatttataggttaggtgtttgtgtgtgtgtagacaaaTTTGTTAAAACACTGGACATGTTTAACaggtttcagttgtttttttgttgaattgtCCATTACCATACCCATAAAACAAACGATTTGCCAGAACTACCTGCAATCAAAGGAACCTGCAAGAACATTGAAAATGATGGACTGGTCCCTAAAAGTCCGCACATCAACCCCAGCGAGCAAATTTGGGGAGAGTTGGAAATCCTTTGGCTTGAGTTGCAGAAAGCATGGGATAACATTAGTGCTGAAGTTCACAGGAAGCATATTGACATTATTCCAGAGACATTAAGCcaaattttaaagataaaagtgGATAAAAAACGTTATGACTCACTTCATATGTTGTTCATTTGTTGTGCTCAGTGCAACCATCTGCATGTTTCATgaatattatgaaatgaaatcttGTTTTAGAGGCAAAAAGGTCAATATTTTCTGTCAGGTGTTGTAAATGTACcactgtaaatatttatgtatttgctaTAAATGCCATGAAACTCTCTCCACAGCTACACCTTCCAGGTGGTGCAGGAGAATGCAGACATCTTCTGGAAGTTTCAGCGTTACAACCTGATTGTTGAATACCACAGCCGCCCGGCGTTAGCTCCGcccttcatcatcatcagccACATCACTCAAGCTCTTCTCAGCTTCTTCAAAACTACAGAAACCAAGCAGGATCTTCTGGGTAACTAAATCacaccctgtgtgtgtgtgtgtgtgtgtgtgtgtgtgcatttcctGTACAGATTATTCAGATAATTCACAATGAATACCCGTTTTGTAACTAAGTTACAAAAATGACCACGAAAGGAACACATGACATGATGGCTAAACAGGATAAAAgcaaagaaattatttaaagaaactgtGGTTAAACGTTGGTTCCTCTTTTCTTGTCATGGTTAGAGAGGGAACTGTCGGCCGGTTTGGACCAGAAGCTGATGACATGGGAGACGGTGCAGAAGGAGAACTACCTGGCTAAACTGGAGCATGAGCACAAGGAGAGCAGTGCAGAGAGACTCAGATACACTTCCTCTAAGTCAGTTACACTCACATGTCTTATTAACCCATTTTCTTATGATGGGATTTAGGCTGCAGCGAATCTATGCggaatgagtgtgtgtataaCCGTTTTAATcgacttttttgtgtgtgtgcgtaacaCTTCAAAGGGTGCAGAGTTTGTTGAGGATGGTTGGGGGTTTCAAGGAGCAAGAGAAGCGCATGTCTACAGTGGAGACCGAGGTGAGGTGAAGGAGTAGCTGCTGACCGAACGTACTGAGACGTGTCACTTAAGTTCATGACTTGAATAAAACTTCATCTGTAGGTGAGGTATTGCGGAGAGGTGCTGTCTTGGATTGCGGAGTGTTTCCACAAAAGTACTCTGAAGTGTGACCGAGACGCGCCTAAAGCCCCACGTGAGGCTTTCTTTAGTATTACGTTGCTTTCCGTAATGGCTCTTCTTTTGACTTCCTTATCCCTGTTCTCTCCTGAGGTAACgctatgctgtgtgtgtgtgtgtttgcagggtCCATCGCCAGCTCCCGAAATCCACATCCACAGGAAGCCAAGCGACAGCAGCCATCGGCACATTCAGGATATGGCGCAGACAAGAAACTGCCTTACATTGATCAGTGATCTGGTAATTTAGTATAGGTTATTGTAATTGAGACTCTAGGCCTCAAAACCAGAGACACTTTGTTTAGTTATTCTGATTTTGAGTTATTTCTTTGtgcattcaaatgtttgtgaattataattattatttaaaaagtctataaaaatagcatttttttctcattttataatttaatgcacTTCAGTTAATTGAaattgtgttgttgttattattattattatagttgttgttgttttgtagttagaagaatattaattttctttttgccttCTATCGCAACCTGGCCAAACTGTATCAGTAAAATTAACTCTGTTGATTGAATTACCTTTGTAAGGCATTGCATGTATGCTACAAAGTcctttacttatatttattaattgtgaaAGCCTACTGAAACTAATATGCACACTACCATTCAGAAGTCTCTTGtgctcaccaaggatgcatttattcaatgaaaaaaagCCCCAgtacaacagcaaaaaaaaaaagatatttttatttttaatatacagtagtCGACATTTGAAGAAGAtaagaatgcattttggtttttggtttttgatccacttcaaatgttgattaatgtattttttatgtaatttattaatgtgaagACAAagctattactccagtcttcattgttGCAGTTTTTccagaaacattattataatagtttaaaagaaaaacactgatttaaaattGTCTGCgtagcaatttaaaaatattttgatcagTGCATCCTTTTTgagtaaaaatatcaatttattgaaaatgtatattccAGTGCGCATTTCAGGTTTACACAGTAAAACACTGATTATTCATTATCAAGAGCGACCGATACCGTTCCCATAGGTAATGAATCAGTAACCAGTTGACTAGGCAGATTTACCCAGTGTGCTCAAGGGACGTCAAAATCAGCCTTGAGGGAGCACAAATTAACAAAGTCTGTTTTCAGGAAGATTACCAGAACTAAAAGAAGACTCATTCACCGCGTACGAACCCACAGGGATTTTTCTAACGCAGAAAGTCTGATCTAGATTACGTAAGGAAGCTGAAAAAAAGGActataaagaatatatttatttctgcacTGTGATGGACAGGCTTGGTACGTATTACACTTTCTGTGTCCCTTTGTGCTATTGGAACAAAGTTTTCTTTCGGTTTCAGCTGTTTGAGATAAATCGATTTATGTGTGCTGCAAAGTCAACAATACCACATATGATTTCTTACTCgttttttgtaatattcataTCGTTTGTTGCAACAATGAATGGGAATAAAGAGTTCAGTAGTAAAACTGTGAAaatctgtgcgtgtgtgtgtttggtttcaaatgcatatgtaaaaaaattcattattagtaatgtatttatatcttAATAAAGTCCAAATAAtagtttatgtatatgtaaagagagagagaggtgtatGAGTTGTGGGTGGAGTATGAACATGCTCAGATGATCAGGACATGACTCACACCGAGGCACCGGTGAACCTTGCATCCTTTGGCCACAGCTCTGACTTCTTTCGAGCGTTTGCATTGTACTAGTTTTCTGAAAGCAAAGTACCGTTTAGACACATCGTTCAGTATCATTTCCAGTGTGCTAGACCCTCAAAAGAACAAGTTataaaaagtgttgttttgaGGTTAATGAGTGAACAGATGTAAACAGAACAGGGCAGTTAGTAACAGGAAGCTGGTTTACCACAGGAAGTAGATAATGTGTCAGATCCACCTGTCTGCTTTCACATAGCTCTAAAAACCTGGAAATGGCCTGGTTGCTGTGAACTGACACAGCAGTTGGCTGTTATATAAAAAAGCTCTATATCTTAAATTCATTCCTAAACTTATTTATCAAACTCTTATGTTCTAACAGACCTCCGTTCAGCTCCGTTCACCCCCGACACCGTCCTGCCGGGTCCCAGCACTGCCCTTACAAATAAGTATAGACATTGTCTAAATGAcggttttcctttttttccctccagtaaaggtttgtttgtttttctgttgccTTCGAGTACAACTTTAATATTCAAAGAGATGAATGCCTTccttttttagcatttatgcTGCTGTTATAAAGGTGTTCAAGACAGAGGAGCTACAGCCCAATGAACTGTACTGCTTGAATGAAAATACCAGGTATATGAACTAAACCAGCcgtaaattttaaatgtttattaactaCTTTAGACTACTATTTGCTATAATCCATGCAGGTGGCTTCTAAGGACAGATATGGGCTTCTTCATCAAAGAGTATTTTCAGGTGCTTTAGCGTCtcaactaaataaatgcattactggtaaaagaaaaaacacgCTAATGTTGcttcatatgtttttttttctgcagaatCAGATTTTGACCAAAGGTCTATCAATCATTTTGGATGAGATTCAGAAGCATGAAGGTGTCTGCTGTTCGTGCCCATCGTTTTAAGAGTCCATCACTGAAACAGGTCTTTAACACGATCTCTTTCTCTTAGGAGAGAGGCAGCTGTTTGTTTTGGCCCAGGTGTGGGATAGGTTTTTCACAGAGATTCTGCCCACGTTGCAGGCAATTTTGTGTCCTCTGCAGGTAAAACTGCTTGTAAACTTGACATTGCTTAGCACATAGTGTAACAGGTTCAAACAGTTACGTGAGGTCTGCACTTAATTGAGACGTCCCATGTCACAGCAAGGCTGGAGGATGCACGCGTCATTCTAAGCCTATCCTAAAATGATTTCTCCTTCTCTAATTTGTGAAatctgaagaataaaaaaattaaaacgacccattttactcaccctgaagccaccgtaggtgtatgtgactttcttctttcagaccaacACAGAGTTTCCTGTGTTAtatatcctggctcttccaagcttgttAATGCGGATGGACAGCGGCCATTATTCTGCAGCTTCTGAACTAAAACTAACCAATACTGCTTCTAAGGGGAGTATAGAAcaagtgtttcatttttgtgcaGCAATGTTAAAGCTGCAGGCAGTAAGTTTTCACGATCTAtctgttaataaacagaactgcgtACATCTTGTAGCTACTTCTCTGTTTATGTCTACGAATCACGCAGATACCGAGCTACTCTGCAGCGGTACCTATCTGAACCAGGCTAAAAAGTCCGAGTATAAACACTTATTACAGGTGTACCGCagtgattcaggacaagccaaaaacatgatttggaaaataaattgaTGGTGCACTcgattattatataaattttgaaCGCAAAAAGACACGGACTAGCGTGGATGATATAATTGTAGTATATTTTGATTCTGCCTGAACTTATATGAATATTTCTACACGCAGGGGCAGGAGTTGACAGTCAGACAGATGGCTCTTCTCGGTTTTAGGGATCTGGTCCTATTGAAGCTCTCGCTGGGCGACCTGCTCTGCAAGAATCGGTCTCTCATCCCAGCATCCATCACACAAATGCTTCTTGTGCTGCAGGTGAACGTTAACCCACGAACCCACGCCGAATCCGTTTACGCGTCTCTGTTGTTCACGGATGTTCTTGTCTGTGCAGGGGATTCAGGAATCCAGAGGTCCCTCAAAGCAATATTGCCAACTTGAGAGTCTTCTGGCGCTAGCGGTCGAACCCTACTTATGGAACTGCAGACACACAAGTAGGAAAAGCCACACTAATTCATTATTGTCTAATCTAACTTAAATCAAAGTTATTCTGTTGCCACCTCAACATGATTTCACAATCCCAACCACAAAACAACAGTgtcatttcacccaaaaatacactcccgtttttttctgaattcacATGACTTGGAAGACCGAGGTTGATGatattatacttattatatataaaatttgttaCCTGTTCAGTGGTAAAGTGCCCAAGCAGCACTGCTGAAAAAAGTTGCCCCATGTAGGTTAAAAATTGACttaatacatgaaaaaaaaactgtcttgcgctttctttttttaaatcaaccttTTTGAGTTCCATGCAATGAAGTTCTGCGGGATTGGGACGTCGTAAAGTTTGCAGCCCCTTTAACTTTGGCTACAAATCTGTGACAAATCTCACAATCTTGTAGGTTGCACTGAACAAAGGACCACAAGAGCACAAGTGAGTCATCCTGAGATAAGGATTACTCATCACATCTCTGAAGGCTCTCTGCTGTCCCCTGTAGTAGAACATGAAGGGGAGATGTACCTCGAAAGAGTGGGAAACCTACGCCGCCACAGCGTGACAAATGCTCATTCTGACATTCAGCTGCTCGCTGTTACTAGTCAGGTCTACTCCGGGATGGATGACAGCACCGGAACTGGATCTGAATAAAACACGCCATGTTAGCATCTGTAAGAGTGCGAAAGAAATACAGAAACTGTGTGACCTTCAATAATTTATAAAGACATACATCAGaatattatattgcaatataaaaaaaaaacatgaaataaagtaTTGTCAGATTTCCAGTGTCAATACAATTATCAGATTAACTTGCATATATTAGCCCCTCTGATTAAAGGAAAGGTATTCGTACATGTCAAAGTCTTTTTCGGTGAAGCATGAACACATTAGcaatattggaaaaaaaaaaaaaaatgtacgtttATAGGCTAAGCTTGTTATGTACTGCACCTTTCAGAAATGGAAAGCAGCTTTGTCAAGACAATCGTCTGCATTAAGGTGCGATCACATTTACTGGCAAATTTTCTTGTGTAAAATCCAGTAACTGTTATCCAAGTGACTGTGAGTTTCGTAAAGAGGCGAAAAATTTACCCAGTTAAATTCACTCCATTAGTTGTCTGGTTTTTCTTTGTGAGCTGCGCTTGCGTCGCTAACACTTTAAAGACGTAACCGCACCTTAAGACAATGCACATTTGGTATAATCACAGTAAATAGTGCTGCTTTGTACTAAAAGCTAAAAATTGTCAgatctgatcaaataaatgaaaaataagtacgtattttgtgatataaaaaaaatgaaaggcaacatttttttttttcatactgttgAGTAGGCAGAATAGGCAGCAAAAATGAGCAGTCGAATGTAGTATTGTAAAAAGCATCGGTGAAAGCTAACACTTTGCACAAGCAGCACCATTAAAACTATAGTTTTACACTCCCTAGCTTGGTTGACAGGACATTCAGTGAATTTTCGAAGGCTAATCATGAGTAGGTTTGTCTATTAATTGCACCGATTAAAAGGTTTTTGAGAAACAACATTTGTATATAAAACACTTCACAACAGACATACTGGTTACGAAACTTTGTAAAACCATCATTACTAAGGCTGGTGTATCCCaaagagtcaaaaaaaaaaaaaaaaaagttcgaGTTTTGCCACATGTTCATTTCAGCAAAGTGTCTATGAGAACTTAAGAGTGCAGGAGCGATGCAAGAACTCAAAGTGATGGTTCGGACCCCCGAGGTTGGACCCCTTCCCTCCTGAGGCTAGCGTCGAATCGCGGCGTGACCTCGCAGCGCACCAGCAGCACGTCGTCTTTCACAAACCCTCGCTGCCGCAAAGACTGTAGGTGCAGAAAGGTGACGTAGCCGAAACCCTTGGGGTTGCGCTGCACAGTGGGCCGCTGGAAGGCCTGCAGGTCCGGCTTGGTCTCCATCACTTCCACGTGATGCTGCCCCTCGACCTGGTCCAACACCGCCAGCCGGATGGTGCCCTGCAGGGGCCAGGAGAGCTGGCTGTCGAACTCACCCTGCATAGTGTGCACGAAAAGCGAGATGTAGTTGGAGCAGCGAGGGGCGCTGGGAGTTTGCAGATGCAGTCGCAGGCACAGTTTGTACCCCGGCCGGCCCGTGTAGAAAGGCGGGCTATGGAGAACTATAGGCTGACCGGCTTCTTGGTTGCGCAGGTGGAGTGAGAAGTTCTCCAAGCGCCACACGTAGATGCCTTGATACTGCTGGGCTTCCAGCTCTCGGGTGGCCTCCTCCAGGGAGCTCTGCTTATGGCGTAGCTCCATGACCTGTTTTTTCTGTGTCTCGTTGTGGATGCAGAGCTCGCGGATCTGTTGATCTTGACGGACCAGCCGACCCTCCAGCTCCAAGACCGTCTCACGCAGGTTCATCAGCTCCTGTCTGCACTGGCAAGAATCTGGGGCCCGGGCAGTGGCCCCACGTTCATCTGAGGGAGAGTGGGTGGCAACCGAGGACACCGGGCAGCTATTGAAAGTCTGGCTGCGCAGAAACTCAGCCATGCAACGCATGTGCATCTGTGTAAATTCCTGCATGTGCTGGGCCAGTTCATTTCTTGGCATCTGTAATATTTCCAAAGAAATATCTGTGTTATGTTCTGCCATTCAGAGATTCAAGTGAGAGGTTTTAAAACAAGTCctacaaggctgcatttgtgtgattaaaatactattaaaataaaaaaaagtgtttattaagtTGTTAAACAATTGCActgctttaatatttaaaaataatttttttcgaatgaatataaaactcgaaagaacagcatttattcaaacttTTCTGTCTTTGCCAtcacttttgtttaatttaacgCATCCTTGTTGAACACAAGTATTTGTTCCTTACAAAATAAGTCTTACTGTCTCCAGAATTCActttattcaaaaagaaaaaaaaagaaaggcatgTTTCTTTGGAATGTTATGCAACAGGAATCTCATAGCACACCTTTACATGGCATCCAAAAGCGCTGAAAGTACAGGCTACAGGGGCTTTCAGACAGTCGGTGTCACAGTGCAATGCCAACTGAAACCAAGAAGAACAGATTCATTCAGTTTCAATGAATAATTTGAAGCATCAAACAGAATAAATTGCTGCTGCGACTCATGTAATGTGCACATTAGTGACAAATCATCTGACAAACCTGATCCCGAATAAGCtccatttcacaatattcacaCACTGTGTTGGCGAAAGGACAAATCTGTTCATGAATCTAcacaaaagaaagcaaatgtTTTAGACCCTAATGCTAGACAGCATTACTGACCGTTAAAACTATTGAAATGTTCCATGTTGACTAAAATAAGACTGAAATGTTAGAAAACTAAACGGAAAAGtcactataataaaataacacgcaaatattttatacagtataatagAATCTTTCAAAACCAACCACTTCAACCAAATTGAACCCAAATGTTATACATCTTGTAGGTGAACGGGAAGTGGAAAGGTTTTCACCTGTTTGTTAGCATACACAAAGCTCCCAGCACAGTCAGGGCAGGTCATAAGCCGCTGTAAACACTGCTCGCTCTTGTGTTCATCCAGATGGCTCTTACGAACAGATTCCAGGCACTGAGGGCACTGCACTGTGGCAAACTTACACTGAGACAAGTGTTTCTGAGGAAGAGAGCACATAACAACACAATTAAACACGACAAGCGTGATTTAGCAAGCCTGTTCATGACTCCACAGTAATGAGTTTGGCATTCTTGAAAGGTCTTGAGGCGTCGCCTGttttaattaacaagattttaagtttaattatatCTTGGGTCCCATACGATCTATATTTAAGAACCTAGGgccatgtttttcaaaatattcttaaaggggtcatgaaccacccctgctgtttattttgcacttttctCTGAGGTCATGAGGTAAAGTtagcacatttttatatagaaaatcATACGGTTTCTAAATAGTTCTTTTCTGTCCCGTTCATGACCCTTCTCATCAGAAAGCTGTTTGAATAGGTGTGACTTGGAAATAAATGCTATCGGTTAACAGTTTACAGCATACgtaaagaccttgattagctggatcaggtgtgttcgATCAGGGTTGGATTCTTAGCTCTCGACCCCTTTAAAAGgtaagtttgttttaaaaagccatttggCATCATAAGATGGTACGGCGGTTCTTGCTGAAGACTTTctgatcaataaaaaaaaaagctgcattgaATGTGCTGCCTGCAAGTTAccataataacaaataatatgtatttttaaatactttcacCACACTAAACCTTTAAATTTACCTCCAGCTGGCGCAATTCCATTTTATCACTGCATCCGACATTAGGACACCGGACAGTAAGTGAGAGAATCTCTCGTTTGGCAAAGTTATCAGGGAAGAGCTGTTCCTCAAGCAGCACCTCGTTGTCAACTGGGCATTTCTGCCCTGTGTCCCTGCCAGGAAATagaatgttatatataaatagtttgattcttttttttttttttttttttacaaaacggAGCAATTTATTGCACCTTTAgacaaatatatgtaattaacaaaactattattatcATCGTCATCATAATATATAACcaaggaaaaacagaaaaaaaaattttaaattatttttaaaatgtacatataaacagagatgaactgtaaataaataaaatcttttttttatttgaatgactttaaaaaatgatgtataATCAAGTAAACCTACATTTCTTCAGTCCTTAAAAacattactaataatatattaatcttttatttaatttaagcatttataaGGTTTCAAACCAAAACCTGAAggcatttttgttattatactaAAAGTCCCTTTACTAATGTCTAtactacatataaaaatatagaaggAATATAAGACTGCGTACAGCTTGTTTTGATTACGGCGACAGTTCAGCCTTTGAATGGCAAGTTTCTAATTTGACACAGAAGGGTTAAGCACAGGCAGAATTTTGAAAGTTACACTGAAAAGTTACCTGATGGACTTCTTGATGCATGAGTTACAGAATCTATGTCCGCATGGAGTCTGGACTGCCGAGCGAAGACCCATCAGACAGATGGGGCACTCATACTTGCTCTCCAGCGGAGGGTCAAACTCCACGTCATAGCCTTGCTGGTCCGGAGGGATACTAGCGGAGACGCTGATGGTGGAGGGGTTCTCCGTCGGGCTCAGATAGGACTCCCTTTCTTTCTCCATGGCTGCCGCACAACCGGAGAGTTCGCCGTCACAGTAGGGCTCATCAAGGCTGAGCTTCTCCATGTCACTGCACGCCATCTGTATTGACATCAAGAGCGTTATGCTGATGAGAAAATAGCACACGATCACAACATACATACACCACGTACAGCAGCAGCGACAAACCAACCCACGCTGCTCCTCATATGACCTGGCTGCCCCTGAGAAACTGACCTCTAGGTTTTCAGACATCCGTTAGCCgtcttgttaaatatattaaatattaaatgcaaagtgaAAAGGAATAGGATGAAAAAGCACGGGCCTAATGATGGATTGATCTGCAGGCTGCTGTTTCCCCACGCGCAGGTCTGCTGGGCGGGGCGAGGCTGAACTGAGGCTGAACAAACTTCTCTCGCTCAACAACGGGAAAGTTACCTTTATCGTAGCCCAAAATACCCGTATCACACGGCGTGAACGTATATCTACACAATT is drawn from Puntigrus tetrazona isolate hp1 chromosome 7, ASM1883169v1, whole genome shotgun sequence and contains these coding sequences:
- the LOC122349494 gene encoding proline-rich protein 5-like isoform X1, producing MDRLDLRSAPFTPDTVLPGPSTALTNNIYAAVIKVFKTEELQPNELYCLNENTRWLLRTDMGFFIKEYFQNQILTKGLSIILDEIQKHEGERQLFVLAQVWDRFFTEILPTLQAILCPLQTNTEFPVLYILALPSLLMRMDSGHYSAASELKLTNTASKGQELTVRQMALLGFRDLVLLKLSLGDLLCKNRSLIPASITQMLLVLQGIQESRGPSKQYCQLESLLALAVEPYLWNCRHTSCTEQRTTRAQVSHPEIRITHHISEGSLLSPVVEHEGEMYLERVGNLRRHSVTNAHSDIQLLAVTSQVYSGMDDSTGTGSE
- the LOC122349494 gene encoding proline-rich protein 5-like isoform X2; this encodes MDRLDLRSAPFTPDTVLPGPSTALTNNIYAAVIKVFKTEELQPNELYCLNENTRWLLRTDMGFFIKEYFQNQILTKGLSIILDEIQKHEGERQLFVLAQVWDRFFTEILPTLQAILCPLQGQELTVRQMALLGFRDLVLLKLSLGDLLCKNRSLIPASITQMLLVLQGIQESRGPSKQYCQLESLLALAVEPYLWNCRHTSCTEQRTTRAQVSHPEIRITHHISEGSLLSPVVEHEGEMYLERVGNLRRHSVTNAHSDIQLLAVTSQVYSGMDDSTGTGSE
- the LOC122349494 gene encoding proline-rich protein 5-like isoform X3; the encoded protein is MDRLDLRSAPFTPDTVLPGPSTALTNNIYAAVIKVFKTEELQPNELYCLNENTRWLLRTDMGFFIKEYFQNQILTKGLSIILDEIQKHEGERQLFVLAQVWDRFFTEILPTLQAILCPLQTNTEFPVLYILALPSLLMRMDSGHYSAASELKLTNTASKGQELTVRQMALLGFRDLVLLKLSLGDLLCKNRSLIPASITQMLLVLGFRNPEVPQSNIANLRVFWR
- the traf6 gene encoding TNF receptor-associated factor 6, with protein sequence MACSDMEKLSLDEPYCDGELSGCAAAMEKERESYLSPTENPSTISVSASIPPDQQGYDVEFDPPLESKYECPICLMGLRSAVQTPCGHRFCNSCIKKSIRDTGQKCPVDNEVLLEEQLFPDNFAKREILSLTVRCPNVGCSDKMELRQLEKHLSQCKFATVQCPQCLESVRKSHLDEHKSEQCLQRLMTCPDCAGSFVYANKQIHEQICPFANTVCEYCEMELIRDQLALHCDTDCLKAPVACTFSAFGCHVKMPRNELAQHMQEFTQMHMRCMAEFLRSQTFNSCPVSSVATHSPSDERGATARAPDSCQCRQELMNLRETVLELEGRLVRQDQQIRELCIHNETQKKQVMELRHKQSSLEEATRELEAQQYQGIYVWRLENFSLHLRNQEAGQPIVLHSPPFYTGRPGYKLCLRLHLQTPSAPRCSNYISLFVHTMQGEFDSQLSWPLQGTIRLAVLDQVEGQHHVEVMETKPDLQAFQRPTVQRNPKGFGYVTFLHLQSLRQRGFVKDDVLLVRCEVTPRFDASLRREGVQPRGSEPSL